One Lucilia cuprina isolate Lc7/37 chromosome 4, ASM2204524v1, whole genome shotgun sequence DNA segment encodes these proteins:
- the LOC111677599 gene encoding probable GPI-anchored adhesin-like protein PGA55, with product MGMQLTETLNGILPIAPTDDFHKDEHTNAINIQTNKNAFNYEDFAGQHLASGGAIEIVTVDPNDGYDTDSEDEEDSDDDDDVDDDDDEDDNGLLNFDRQSQCSNGTFRTRTDSSSIGDYESHTSDYDDDSDDDDNDNNLINNTALLQNALANMSNMANNANNSIIDLHSNLVAPDDLLLDNSFHKNRTLSTNTLNSDVDGLGLQIDANNFDLAEFITKDDFQLQNTPIMSNQMHTAVPAAEAAVKSHILPKNNFATNIAQTPSVVQVISSKLDDSDSDSDVIVDVETVEMDEDDASSLRKASEILKPIAASVPIQTEEETPFVDNVKSDPSWSPTQTVKKVETHKVEEKPATQKPNFTRNFPLVPNKKQCDLLKGKFAKGKGKATQKPKTLATKNIKMELSPVKETSAITNTTNTTTTIVKPENRLRKIGIGMGGKNLALLKHERVSISEQSSEENNTPLKREVVPTTSSPQQKPVIVKRDVQETPAQKAQAVKRKLNLEEYKKRRGAEPVVPGVTAASNTKFISYKIPKLENKTNSSKTAVTSDKKPTVNTTPTKHSEAVTSIVKTLKDQQNIAPKTDPITEAKNKVLRMQELKKAQQMRIIDSTISAKVPRVTKLLPLREIVKDTPYLNEEEKKSLNTQNFKSDYEEIIIVSASCNTDISIPPLPNQSTQPVNNATRSLLKSSALLSTITNSFEKVKANDNVKISTSSLIASIQDVVVNKTLPVEETTATSVDVKDTKKPEHHGEDKIIMHLRKDRIRKRMCTIAIQTELQPEFPPLPLPKSCLQHKSRERSRRHRKRQYRKHNNEQSSSSSSEYSSDDQSDHSNSSSISRSRDNSCSSSVERMRTYDSAIGTGGYSSRSSRKHRSSISSSYSESADRIARGRRQRRTSYTKRSAARKRSRSPYSSSSFSSDSDRSRSPHYRRSRSRSNSRTRSRSRRSSYRQGQNNNNSFVDRNVSQPAVEERRIVYVGRIEQETTKDMLRRKFLQYGTIKQISIHYKDTGMKYGFVTFERSQDAFSAIDNSTRDPQINMYDVSFGGRRAFCRASYADLDNAGINTYQSYVFPQPVTQPKEDDSFEALLMKMKAKLNANKTSAPTATAGAAATETTAANGQNVANNKI from the exons aTGGGCATGCAACTAACAGAAACTTTAAATGGTATATTGCCCATAGCGCCCACAGATGATTTTCACAAGGATGAACATACAAACgctataaatatacaaacaaataaaaatgcg tttaattatGAAGACTTTGCTGGTCAACATTTGGCAAGTGGTGGAGCCATAGAAATTGTAACTGTAGATCCCAATGATGGCTATGATACCGACAGCGAAGATGAGGAAGATAGTGATGACGACGACGACgtggatgatgatgacgatgaagaCGACAatggtttattaaattttgaccGTCAAAGTCAGTGCAGTAATGGCACATTtcgaactagaacagatagTTCCTCCATTGGGGATTATGAATCACATACAAGTGATTATGATGATGACAGCGATGACgatgataatgataataatctaattaataataCCGCTTTACTGCAAAATGCTCTCGCTAACATGAGCAACATGGCTAACAATGCCAACAACTCTATTATAGATTTACATTCAAATTTAGTAGCTCCAGACGATTTACTATTAGATAATTCGTTTCATAAAAATCGTACTCTCAGCACGAATACCCTTAACTCCGATGTCGATGGTTTGGGTTTACAAATCGatgcaaataattttgatttggCAGAATTTATAACAAAAGATGATTTTCAATTGCAAAATACACCCATCATGTCCAATCAAATGCATACAGCAGTACCAGCTGCAGAGGCAGCAGTAAAATCACATATTTtacctaaaaataattttgccaCAAATATTGCACAAACTCCTTCAGTTGTGCAGGTTATATCATCCAAACTTGATGATTCCGATTCTGACTCTGATGTTATAGTTGATGTTGAGACCGTAGAAATGGATGAGGATGATGCCAGTTCCTTAAGAAAGGCATCAGAAATTCTAAAACCTATTGCGGCATCAGTACCAATACAAACTGAGGAAGAGACTCCTTTTGTAGATAATGTTAAGAGTGATCCCTCCTGGAGCCCTACACAGACGgtgaaaaaagtggaaactcATAAAGTAGAG GAAAAACCAGCTACACAAAAACCAAATTTCACACGCAATTTCCCATTGGTGCCCAATAAAAAACAATGTGACTTGTTAAAGGGCAAATTTGCCAAAGGTAAAGGAAAAGCTACTCAAAAACCTAAAACCTTAGCgaccaaaaatattaaaatggaaCTGTCTCCAGTAAAAGAAACATCTGCAATAACTAATACgacaaacacaacaacaactatagttAAACCTGAAAATAGATTAAGAAAGATAGGCATTGGCATGGGAGGCAAGAATTTAGCATTACTCAAACATGAACGTGTGAGTATATCAGAACAAAGTTCCGAGGAGAATAACACGCCCTTGAAACGTGAAGTAGTTCCAACCACCAGTAGTCCACAGCAAAAGCCAGTAATTGTAAAACGAGATGTTCAAGAAACCCCTGCACAAAAGGCTCAAGctgttaaaagaaaactaaacttGGAAGAGTATAAAAAGAGGCGAGGTGCTGAACCTGTTGTACCTGGGGTAACTGCAGCATcaaatactaaatttatatcctataaaataccaaaattagaaaataaaacaaacagttCTAAGACTGCTGTCACCAGCGATAAAAAGCCAACTGTAAATACAACACCCACAAAGCATAGTGAAGCCGTTACCTCAATAGTGAAAACACTTAAAGATCAACAAAATATAGCACCAAAAACTGATCCCATAACCGAGgctaaaaacaaagttttacgCATGCAAGAACTGAAAAAGGCTCAACAAATGCGTATCATAGATTCTACAATATCCGCCAAGGTGCCCAGAGTTACTAAACTTTTGCCCTTAAGAGAAATTGTCAAAGACACTCCCTATCTCAATGAGGAAGAAAAGAAATCATTAAACACTCAAAATTTCAAATCAGATTATGAGGAAATAATTATAGTTTCAGCAAGTTGCAATACTGATATATCTATACCACCTTTACCCAACCAGTCTACACAGCCGGTCAACAATGCTACTAGGTCTTTATTAAAGTCTTCAGCATTATTATCCACCATTACTAATAGCTTTGAGAAGGTCAAAGCTAATGACAATGTAAAGATATCTACAAGTTCTCTTATAGCCAGTATACAAGATGTGGTAGTCAACAAAACGTTGCCCGTAGAAGAAACTACAGCTACTAGTGTTGATGTTAAGGATACTAAAAAACCAGAACATCATGGTGAAGATAAAATCATTATGCATTTACGCAAAGACAGAATACGTAAGCGCATGTGTACGATTGCCATACAAACCGAGTTGCAACCAGAATTTCCACCTCTACCTTTGCCTAAATCGTGTTTGCAACACAAATCCCGTGAACGCTCACGTAGACATCGTAAACGTCAGTATAGGAAACACAATAACGAACAGTCATCTTCCTCTTCGTCCGAGTATTCTTCAGATGATCAGTCTGATCATAGTAATTCATCTAGCATTTCACGTTCTCGTGACAATAGCTGTTCGTCTTCAGTAGAACGAATGCGTACGTATGATAGTGCCATTGGAACGGGAGGTTATTCCTCGAGAAGTAGTCGTAAGCATCGTAGTTCTATTTCATCATCTTATTCCGAATCTGCCGATCGTATTGCACGCGGTCGTCGCCAACGTCGTACTAGCTATACAAAACGTTCAGCGGCACGCAAACGATCTCGTTCGCCATACTCTTCATCGTCGTTCTCCTCCGATTCGGATCGTTCACGTAGTCCTCACTATAGACGTTCTCGCAGTCGTTCCAATTCACGCACACGTTCACGTTCGAGACGTTCCAGTTATCGTCAGGgtcaaaataacaataatagttTTGTGGATCGTAATGTTTCGCAGCCCGCTGTCGAAGAGCGTCGTATTGTCTATGTGGGTCGTATTGAGCAGGAGACAACCAAAGATATGCTAAGAAGAAAATTCTTACAATATGGTACTATCAAGCAGATAAGCATACATTATAAGGATACGGG CATGAAATATGGTTTTGTTACCTTTGAACGTTCCCAAGATGCGTTCTCAGCCATCGATAATAGTACACGAGATCCCCAAATTAACATGTATGATGTCAGCTTTGGTGGCAGACGTGCATTCTGTAGGGCCTCTTATGCTGAtttag ataATGCCGGCATAAATACCTATCAGTCGTATGTGTTTCCACAGCCTGTAACCCAACCCAAAGAAGATGATTCCTTTGAGGCTTTACTTATGAAAATGAAAgcaaaattaaatgcaaataaaacaaGCGCACCAACAGCAACTGCTGGTGCTGCTGCTACTGAAACAACTGCAGCAAATGGTCAAAATGTTGctaacaataaaatttga